The following are from one region of the Aspergillus luchuensis IFO 4308 DNA, chromosome 4, nearly complete sequence genome:
- a CDS encoding Zn(II)2Cys6 transcription factor domain-containing protein (COG:S;~EggNog:ENOG410PXIP;~InterPro:IPR001138,IPR036864;~go_function: GO:0000981 - DNA-binding transcription factor activity, RNA polymerase II-specific [Evidence IEA];~go_function: GO:0008270 - zinc ion binding [Evidence IEA];~go_process: GO:0006355 - regulation of transcription, DNA-templated [Evidence IEA]), which translates to MSSNDGKPRQRVYRTRTKSGCTTCKSKSLRRVKCDETRPSCRRCTSTGRKCDGYATNLTSTLTTTILPRPSHTLTGFRYATGARDIRSFQFFYEKTVFSLAGYCGSELWSRSVLQVSQKEKPVWHALVALGALHENFENGQQIPGPWFSRKSHDTFALQQYLAAIRALLRPSEDSGSPSSTYVISSHGATLSVDVCLISCVLFVCYEIMSAHYVAALSHIRSGMKILGEVAYDASTGTYHHPLLRPSTVPNLEIDEIRKLLIRLQIQVYALTRSIEDSPAYSTAQLKCTSNDIIEIPSTFTSLSQARNIYEHYSSTYRHDYHTLIDTQPSTPSSSPTTNPSLAPLIHHYATILTKWSTALDHFEQTRGSTLPTKEQIGLKILQIHRLEYTMMLEQYNSGSSDSTVWDRFNPIFKQIISLSKSVMQMSSPSTSLSSPTTTTTLNPTFSLDLGIIAPLYTTATLCRDPLTRREAVELLRSCSRQEGVFSSQLCAIMAEKVIALEEHVALAAGDVDYARDSAAITGMVLKDGNELQYRSAVITRCWEVPEKARLTYAYPEFDLVGKRVCLTIGQDDRVHVNIPWWPGGVVVFEGEEG; encoded by the exons ATGAGCTCTAACGATGGCAAACCCCGACAGAGAGTCTACCGGACACGGACCAAGTCAGGGTGTACCACATGCAA AAGTAAGTCAT TAAGGCGCGTCAAATGCGACGAGACCCGTCCAAGCTGCCGGAGATGCACTTCCACAGGCCGCAAATGCGACGGCTATGCGACCAACCTCACCTCTACTCTTACAACCACCATCCTTCCACGTCCGTCCCATACCCTCACTGGCTTCCGCTATGCCACAGGGGCGCGTGATATCCGATCATTCCAGTTCTTCTACGAAAAGACCGTCTTCTCTCTAGCCGGCTACTGTGGCTCAGAATTATGGAGTCGGTCAGTCTTGCAAGTCAgtcagaaggagaagccagtATGGCATGCCCTAGTCGCCTTGGGTGCACTGCACGAGAACTTCGAGAATGGTCAGCAAATCCCAGGGCCCTGGTTCAGCCGGAAAAGCCATGACACCTTTGCCTTGCAACAATACTTAGCGGCCATCCGGGCTCTTTTGCGTCCGTCCGAGGATTCAGGTAGTCCATCGTCCACGTATGTAATCAGTAGTCATGGCGCGACGCTCTCGGTGGACGTGTGTCTTATATCATGCGTGCTATTTGTCTGCTACGAG ATCATGTCCGCCCACTACGTCGCAGCCCTCAGCCACATCAGAAGCGGCATGAAGATCCTGGGCGAAGTTGCCTACGACGCAAGCACAGGAACATACCACCATCCCCTGCTCAGACCATCCACGGTACCGAATCTCGAGATCGATGAAATACGCAAACTCCTCATCCGCCTGCAAATCCAAGTATATGCCCTG ACCCGATCCATCGAAGACAGTCCAGCCTACAGCACCGCCCAACTAAAATGCACATCCAACGACATCATCGAAATCCCCTCaaccttcacctccctctcccaagcCCGCAACATCTACGAACACTACAGCAGCACATACCGACACGACTACCACACTCTCATCGACACCCaaccctcaacaccatcatcatcaccaacaacaaacccaTCCCTCGCCCCCCTAATCCACCACTACGCCACCATCCTAACCAAATGGTCCACCGCGCTCGACCACTTCGAACAAACCCGCGGCTCCACCCTCCCAACGAAAGAACAAATCGGGCTCAAAATCCTCCAAATCCACCGTCTCGAATACACAATGATGCTCGAACAATACAACTCGGGCTCCTCCGACTCCACAGTCTGGGATAGATTCAACCCTATCTTCAAACAAATCATCTCGTTATCGAAATCCGTCATGCAGATGTCCAGCCCATcaacatcattatcatcacccaccaccaccaccacattaaatcccaccttctccctcgACCTCGGCATCATCGCCCCCCTCTACACAACCGCCACATTATGTCGCGACCCCCTCACCCGGCGCGAAGCCGTCGAGCTTCTCCGCTCCTGTTCCCGGCAGGAAGGCGTCTTCAGTAGCCAATTATGTGCCATCATGGCAGAGAAGGTCATCGCGCTCGAAGAGCATGTTGCGCTTGCAGCCGGGGACGTGGACTATGCGAGGGATTCTGCGGCTATTACGGGGATGGTCTTGAAGGATGGTAATGAGTTGCAGTATCGGTCGGCGGTCATTACGAGGTGTTGGGAGGTGCCGGAGAAGGCGAGGCTCACGTATGCGTATCCGGAATTTGATCTGGTCGGCAAGAGGGTTTGTTTGACTATTGGGCAGGATGATAGGGTGCATGTGAATATTCCGTGGTGGCCcgggggtgtggtggtttttgagggtgaggaggggtgA
- a CDS encoding uncharacterized protein (COG:S;~EggNog:ENOG410PPS0;~InterPro:IPR018571;~PFAM:PF09463;~TransMembrane:1 (o81-106i)) — MSFHIPDTSSPNVLYARSLLSFRSCVSCPSTSPSCPACDDGYTCTMTSQSCSACASTQCVKSPTSSDSSSSNNSGGGGSDAGAIAGGVIGGIAFIAIVTFLVWWFFIRKKRQEQAASVAEKASTFNDARQSRKSTHSIASTVLTRASNVIQIAYIPGVTNRSPPETPGHLVPPVPPLPGAHPDQHFFMPGDLRDSTWSEMSNERRSIAPSLRSSVATTIYRNNAIVSPMPAQQVMRTRAAVVNINGAADAPAVPAITQAQLAKAGVTTTTSNSSIVARTVTAKPVMVRGASKKKNNNASASPAVQTIEEQPETNSAAASKSPSAQEKEETPTSGFDENSSDEEDSAPKTTPAQNTNKTETAKEETQSRPATVIEDSPAVSQSPFKDQPTETDRRASARASSLLERPEGTQSNRSSRHLPPRVESPFSDANEVK; from the exons atgtctttccATATTCCCGATACATCCTCCCCCAATG TCTTGTACGCCCGCTCCCTTCTGTCCTTCAGAAGTTGTGTGTCATGTCCCTCTACATCGCCGTCTTGCCCGGCCTGCGACGATGGCTATACATGTACGATGACTAGTCAGTCATGTTCTGCGTGTGCCAGCACCCAATGTGTCAAGTCCCCAACGTCTAGCGACAGCTCCAGTTCAAACAACtcgggtggaggaggcagcGACGCCGGAGCGATTGCGGGAGGAGTCATTGGTGGTATTGCATTTATTGCGATAGTGACGTTCCTCGTGTGGTGGTTCTTCATCCGGAAGAAGCGCCAGGAACAGGCAGCCAGTGTGGCAGAAAAGGCCAGCACATTCAATGACGCCCGACAGTCGAGAAAATCGACCCATTCGATTGCATCTACCGTCCTAACTCGCGCCTCCAATGTCATTCAAATCGCGTATATTCCCGGTGTTACCAACCGTTCGCCTCCAGAAACCCCAGGCCACCTCGTGCCGCCTGTTCCTCCGTTGCCCGGTGCCCACCCGGATCAGCACTTCTTCATGCCCGGCGATCTCCGCGACTCCACATGGTCGGAAATGTCGAACGAACGCCGCAGCATCGCTCCCAGTTTGCGCAGCAGTGTGGCCACCACTATCTACCGGAACAATGCCATCGTCAGCCCGATGCCTGCACAACAGGTCATGCGCACacgggcggcggtggtcaACATCAACGGAGCCGCGGATGCGCCCGCTGTCCCCGCCATCACCCAGGCACAACTCGCCAAGGCAGGCGTCACCACGACTACCAGCAACAGTTCGATTGTCGCACGCACTGTTACCGCCAAGCCGGTTATGGTGAGAGGtgcctcgaagaagaagaacaacaacgCCTCTGCGTCTCCCGCCGTCCAGACCATCGAGGAGCAACCAGAGACAAATAGTGCGGCTGCTTCCAAGTCGCCTAGTGCccaagaaaaggaagagacgCCTACCTCAGGCTTCGACGAAAACTCctcggatgaagaagactcGGCGCCGAAAACGACACCGGCACAGAACACCAACAAGACAGAGACAGCTAAGGAGGAGACACAATCACGACCCGCTACCGTGATTGAAGACTCGCCAGCCGTCAGCCAGAGCCCTTTCAAGGATCAACCCACAGAGACCGATCGCCGAGCGTCTGCCCGAGCGTCATCTTTGCTCGAGAGACCCGAAGGCACCCAGTCTAACCGAAGCAGTCGACACCTCCCACCCCGCGTCGAGAGCCCATTCTCTGACGCCAACGAGGTGAAATGA
- the chsG gene encoding chitin synthase class III (CAZy:GT2_Chitin_synth;~COG:M;~EggNog:ENOG410PFUV;~InterPro:IPR029044,IPR004835,IPR004834,IPR013616;~PFAM:PF01644,PF08407,PF13632;~TransMembrane:7 (o356-373i385-410o444-461i473-495o515-542i656-676o696-716i);~go_function: GO:0004100 - chitin synthase activity [Evidence IEA];~go_function: GO:0016758 - transferase activity, transferring hexosyl groups [Evidence IEA];~go_process: GO:0006031 - chitin biosynthetic process [Evidence IEA]): protein MRYTAATCDPNEFTLHNGYNLRPAMYNRHTELLIAITYYNEDKTLTARTLHGVMQNIRDIVNLKKSEFWNKGGPAWQKIVVCLVFDGIDPCDKDVLDVLATVGIYQDGVMKRDVDGKETVAHIFEYTTQLSVTPNQQLIRPTDDGPSTLPPVQMMFCLKQKNSKKINSHRWLFNAFGRILNPEVCILLDAGTKPGHKSLLALWEAFYNDKDLGGACGEIHAMLGKGWRNLINPLVAAQNFEYKISNILDKPLESSFGYVSVLPGAFSAYRFRAIMGRPLEQYFHGDHTLSKQLGKKGIEGMNIFKKNMFLAEDRILCFELVAKAGSKWHLSYVKASKGETDVPEGAAEFISQRRRWLNGSFAAGIYSLMHFGRMYKSGHNIIRMFFLHIQMLYNTFSTILTWFSLASYWLTTSVIMDLVGTPSDSNGHTGFPFGKTATPIVNTIVKYAYLGFLLLQFILALGNRPKGSRFSYLASFVVFGIIQLYVVVDALYLVVRAFSGSAPMDFDTTHGVGAFLGSFFGSTGAGIIIIALAATFGLYFVASFMYMDPWHMFTSFPQYMAVQSSYINILNVYAFSNWHDVSWGTKGSDKADALPSAKTTKEGGKETVIEEIDKPQADIDSQFEATVKRALTPYVAPEEKEEKSLDDSYKSFRTRLVTFWIFSNALMAVCITSDGVDKFGFTNSATDRTSRFFQALLWSNAVVALFRFIGACWFLGKTGVMCCFARR, encoded by the exons ATGCGAT ACACCGCGGCCACATGTGATCCTAATGAGTTTACCCTTCACAATGGCTACAACCTTCGTCCTGCCATGTACAACAGACACACCGAGTTGTTGATTGCTATCACGTATTATAATGAAGACAAGACTCTTACAGCCCGTACGCTCCATGGTGTCATGCAAAATATCCGTGACATTGTGAACTTGAAGAAGTCCGAGTTCTGGAACAAGGGTGGGCCGGCCTGGCAAAAGATTGTAGTCTGCCTGGTTTTCGATGGTATCGACCCCTGTGACAAGGATGTGCTGGATGTCTTGGCCACCGTTGGTATTTACCAGGATGGCGTCATGAAGCGTGATGTCGATGGAAAGGAAACCGTTGCCCACATC TTCGAATACACGACGCAATTATCCGTTACCCCCAACCAGCAGCTGATTCGCCCGACAGATGACGGCCCCAGCACGCTACCCCCGGTTCAGATGATGTTCTGTTTGAAGCAAAAGAACAGCAAAAAGATCAACTCTCATAGATGGCTTTTCAATGCTTTCGGCCGTATCCTGAATCCCGAGGTCTGCATTCTTCTCGATGCTGGTACCAAGCCTGGACACAAGTCACTTCTGGCCCTGTGGGAGGCCTTCTACAACGACAAGGATCTCGGAGGTGCTTGTGGTGAAATTCACGCCATGTTGGGTAAGGGTTGGAGAAACCTGATCAACCCTCTCGTGGCAGCCCAGAATTTCGAATACAAGATTAGTAACATTCTGGACAAGCCGTTGGAGAGTTCTTTCGGTTATGTCAGTGTGTTGCCTGGTGCTTTCTCCGCATACCGATTCCGTGCAATCATGGGTCGTCCATTGGAGCAGTATTTCCATGGTGATCATACTCTCTCCAAACAGCTGGGTAAGAAGGGTATTGAGGGAATGAACATtttcaagaagaacatgttcTTGGCCGAGGACCGTATCTTGTGTTTCGAGCTGGTTGCGAAGGCTGGCTCCAAGTGGCATCTGTCATATGTTAAAGCCTCCAAGGGTGAAACTGACGTGCCTGAAGGTGCTGCGGAGTTCATCTCGCAGCGTCGTCGTTGGTTGAACGGATCCTTCGCAGCCGGTATCTATTCTCTCATGCACTTCGGACGTATGTACAAGAGTGGCCACAACATCATTCGGATGTTCTTCCTTCATATTCAGATGCTGTACAACACTTTCTCGACGATTCTTACATGGTTCTCTCTGG CTTCCTACTGGCTTACAACATCGGTTATCATGGACCTGGTCGGTACGCCTAGCGATAGCAACGGTCACACTGGTTTCCCCTTTGGCAAGACGGCAACTCCCATCGTCAACACCATCGTCAAATATGCCTACCTTGgtttcctgctcctccagtTCATTCTGGCTTTGGGTAACCGCCCCAAGGGTTCTCGGTTCTCGTACCTCGCATCTTTCGTTGTTTTCGGCATCATTCAACTCTACGTTGTCGTCGATGCACTTTACCTGGTAGTCCGCGCTTTCAGCGGCAGCGCTCCGATGGACTTCGACACCACGCACGGTGTTGGTGCGTTCCTTGGTTCGTTCTTCGGGTCGACCGGTGCCGGTATCATTATCATCGCGCTTGCTGCCACTTTCGGTCTGTACTTCGTCGCTTCGTTCATGTACATGGACCCGTGGCACATGttcacctccttccctcAGTACATGGCCGTGCAGTCTTCttacatcaacatcctcaacgTGTATGCCTTCAGCAACTGGCACGATGTGTCCTGGGGTACCAAGGGTTCTGATAAGGCGGATGCTCTTCCCTCCGCGAAGACGACCAAGGAAGGAGGCAAGGAAACTGTCATTGAGGAAATTGACAAGCCTCAAGCCGATATTGACAGCCAGTTTGAAGCTACGGTGAAGCGTGCTTTGACACCATATGTGGCTcccgaagagaaggaggagaaaagttTGGATGACTCGTACAAGAGCTTCCGTACGAGACTGGTAACATTCTGGATCTTCAGTAACGCTCTGATGGCTGTTTGCATCACCAGCGATGGTGTGGATAAGTTTGGCTTCACG AACTCTGCCACCGATCGTACATCACGTTTCTTCCAGGCTCTATTGTGGTCCAACGCCGTTGTCGCGCTATTCCGCTTCATTGGAGCTTGCTGGTTCCTGGGTAAGACCGGTGTGATGTGTTGCTTCGCCCGCCGCTAG
- the UBC12 gene encoding NEDD8-conjugating protein UBC12 (BUSCO:EOG09265FCK;~COG:O;~EggNog:ENOG410PN5Z;~InterPro:IPR016135,IPR023313,IPR000608;~PFAM:PF00179) — translation MLKIWSMKQQQQQAENAEGAAGKKKKKVTAAQLRVQRDLQELTLGSTMKMSFPNPDDILNFTLTIEPDEGMYKGGAFHFNFTVNQNFPHDPPKVKCTQKIYHPNIDLEGNVCLNILREDWKPVLNLNAVIVGMQFLFLEPNASDPLNKEAADDLRQNREAFKRNVRTSMGGGSVRGIQYERVMR, via the exons ATGTTGAAGATATGGTCTATG aaacaacagcagcagcaagctgaAAATGCCGAAGGAGCTGCCggtaaaaagaagaagaaggtcaccgCCGCTCAGCTGCGCGTGCAACGAG ACCTGCAAGAACTCACCCTCGGAAGTACAATGAAAATGTCCTTCCCGAACCCAGACGACATCCTAAACTTCACCCTCACTATCGAGCCGGACGAGGGCATGTACAAGGGCGGCGCTTTCCACTTCAACTTCACGGTCAACCAGAACTTCCCGCATGATCCTCCCAAGGTCAAGTGTACGCAGAAGATATACCATCCGAATATTGATCTCGAGGGAAATGTGTGTCTGAACATTTTGAGGGAGGATTGGAAGCCCGTGTTGAATTTGAATGCGGTTATTGTGGGGATGCAG tttctcttcctcgagccGAATGCTTCCGATCCGCTGAACAAGGAGGCCGCCGACGATCTGAGACAGAACCGGGAGGCGTTCAAGCGCAATGTTAGGACATCgatgggtggtggtagtgtgAGGGGGATACAGTATGAGCGTGTTATGCGGTGA
- a CDS encoding cytochrome c oxidase subunit VIIa (COG:O;~EggNog:ENOG410PT0P;~InterPro:IPR014368;~TransMembrane:1 (o15-35i);~go_function: GO:0004129 - cytochrome-c oxidase activity [Evidence IEA];~go_process: GO:0055114 - oxidation-reduction process [Evidence IEA]), whose amino-acid sequence MASVAPITGMLRRTLVLDLSTAFGFGTTFGYLWWYGFHLPRVRARDDYYTRLEAERAAAQQ is encoded by the exons ATGGCCTCCGTCGCTCCCATCACCGGC ATGCTCCGCCGCACTCTGGTCCTTGACCTGAGCACCGCTTTCG GTTTCGGTACCACTTTCGGCTACCTCTGGTGGTACG GCTTCCACCTTCCCCGCGTGCGCGCCCGTGACGACTACTACACCCGCCTCGAGGCCGAGCGCGCTGCTGCCCAGCAGTAA
- a CDS encoding TBP-associated factor 8 family protein (COG:S;~EggNog:ENOG410PQEU;~InterPro:IPR037818,IPR019473,IPR009072,IPR006565;~PFAM:PF07524,PF10406;~go_component: GO:0005669 - transcription factor TFIID complex [Evidence IEA];~go_function: GO:0046982 - protein heterodimerization activity [Evidence IEA]): protein MVSSEPTVKRSSSSLPEGPDAPDVKRTKRPYHHHHRLQSPVAPALPEPAIVDEACIDHVLNRSIGQYLQECGFDIADPAALDAFRRVTEEYLLRFASYVRQAMLSSRRIQPIPQDFEYALKRQSVPVSDLLPHVKRHPNIEPIPTLLPNPPPEEDSFKTLPSLGPQLSGEDDRAHNAHIPKHFPDFPSKHTYRHTPVFTEREQDPRVIRERATEDGRHGEEALRKLARAAFKDNNSGSSVRDKKQWGRRAESMDGMFEKTVRALAKKIQKPGTGPDSAGPMEIDSGAGADKASRSKLALNIELPPIINCERDLWRRAPTSGSRRTEENKLSSAKDTPDMSRVDSWVNAS from the exons ATGGTCTCCTCGGAACCCACTGTCAAAcgatcctcttcctccctacCAGAAGGTCCAGATGCCCCTGATGTAAAACGAACGAAACGCCcttatcaccatcaccatcgccTACAAAGTCCGGTCGCCCCAGCGTTGCCGGAACCCGCTATTGTCGACGAGGCCTGCATCGACCATGTCCTCAACCGATCTATTGGACAATATCTACAAGAATGCGGATTTGATATCGCCGACCCTGCAGCGCTGGACGCCTTTCGCAGGGTAACGGAGGAAT ATCTGCTGAGATTCGCCTCGTATGTGCGCCAAGCGATGCTCTCCAGCCGGCGCATACAACCTATCCCCCAAGATTTCGAATATGCCTTGAAAAGACAGTCCGTGCCGGTCAGCGACCTCCTTCCGCACGTAAAACGCCATCCAAACATCGAACCTATCCCCACCCTTCTACCAAATCCTCCGCCGGAAGAGGACTCGTTCAAGACTTTGCCCTCCTTAGGGCCACAGCTCAGCGGCGAAGACGATCGCGCTCACAACGCCCATATCCCGAAACATTTCCCCGACTTTCCCAGTAAACACACGTATCGTCACACACCGGTTTTCACGGAACGAGAGCAAGATCCGCGCGTCATTCGAGAGCGAGCAACGGAGGATGGTCGGCATGGCGAGGAGGCGCTGCGCAAGTTGGCTCGTGCGGCGTTCAAAGACAACAATTCTGGCTCATCGGTCCGGGATAAGAAGCAATGGGGACGACGAGCAGAGAGTATGGACGGAATGTTTGAGAAGACTGTTAGAGCCCTCGCAAAGAAGATACAGAAGCCCGGGACGGGCCCAGACTCTGCTGGCCCCATGGAGATCGACTCGGGAGCTGGTGCAGATAAAGCCTCCCGCTCGAAGCTGGCGTTGAACATAGAGCTGCCTCCTATCATCAACTGCGAGAGAGACCTTTGGCGACGAGCGCCTACATCTGGGAGCCGACGAACGGAGGAAAACAAGCTATCAAGTGCAAAGGATACGCCCGATATGTCGAGGGTGGATAGCTGGGTGAATGCATCATGA
- a CDS encoding uncharacterized protein (COG:S;~EggNog:ENOG410PTUR;~InterPro:IPR024645;~PFAM:PF11093;~go_component: GO:0042720 - mitochondrial inner membrane peptidase complex [Evidence IEA]) produces the protein MAPLVPVFSAESLPDHVNIVTKNFQEKRRKGGPVELEKCKLLEMVQYSCNPPQEGIPKPGVVNCKPIVRLFRRCAGGLTVETTAWEPIRIAKEEAERKRAAESSSTA, from the exons ATGGCTCCTCTTGTCCCCGTTTTCTCCGCCGAGAGCCTTCCAGACCACGTCAACATCGTCACCAAGAACTTTCAAGAGAAGCGTCGCAAAGGCGGCCCTGTCGAGCTGGAGAAATGCAAACTGCTGGAGATGGTCCAATACTCGTGCAATCCGCCTCAAGAGGGTATTCCTAAGCCGGGTGTGGTGAATTGTAAGCCAATTGTGAGGCTGTTCCGCCG ATGCGCTGGCGGATTAACGGTGGAAACGACTGCTTGGGAGCCGATCCGGATagcgaaagaagaagcggagcGCAAACGTGCTGCGGAGAGCAGCTCAACGGCCTGA
- a CDS encoding putative Rad51 family DNA repair protein (COG:L;~EggNog:ENOG410PX0C;~InterPro:IPR027417,IPR030547;~go_component: GO:0005657 - replication fork [Evidence IEA];~go_component: GO:0033063 - Rad51B-Rad51C-Rad51D-XRCC2 complex [Evidence IEA];~go_process: GO:0000724 - double-strand break repair via homologous recombination [Evidence IEA];~go_process: GO:0006281 - DNA repair [Evidence IEA]) — translation MAANFGGELLGEVYEERLDELLYDLRNLSHGIGDSDALSPRLGVQVLDDLLGVFTTPAPAAQNIHLEGNLQYDHSGDAQGADFYGTEAELPAQSELISDEHVGMHSLPMLNINRTEPVLEISSKLSAAGKSHLLYYLAAVAILPSVFKGVPLGGHESAVIYIDTDGRFDAERLKSVVRGLFKARIDALAQEFSGTSSESDNEDIETMLVASLQHVHVLRPQSSAALLATLQNLDAYILDLSRHLSSTRPVHTIYLDSANAFFWQDRLQDEIARVEDIGRVDADSEHERSRKRRFQISDLYAAFVAELRRLQRLLGCMVVYTTTVQGRFHGARGGNSAYTPSGPYDLYNPRTSVPKAPSFGSDLPAPWGRFPTLRVVVQRDSVRPFPPTMTAQNAQRGAPRRQEVVNRGRFSAWINEWRRDEWPRRVLEGLKQNNGGKFAFRIGRDGVDIG, via the exons ATGGCTGCTAACTTTGGGGGAGAGCTTCTTGGGGAGGTCTATGAGGAGAGACTTGACGAG CTTCTGTATGACCTAAGAAACCTATCACATGGAATTGGTGATAGTGATGCCTTGAGCCCCCGACTGGGTGTTCAGGTGcttgatgatcttctggGTGTTTTCACAACACCCGCCCCTGCTGCACAGAACATACATCTGGAAGGGAATCTGCAATATGATCATTCTGGGGATGCCCAGGGAGCAGACTTTTATGGCACTGAGGCCGAGCTCCCAGCTCAAAGCGAACTTATCAGCGATGAGCATGTAGGCATGCATAGTTTGCCGATGTTGAACATCAACCGCACAGAACCAGTCCTGGAGATCTCTAGCAAGCTGTCTGCAGCTGGAAAGTCGCATCTCCTGTACTACCTCGCTGCAGTCGCTATTTTACCATCTGTGTTCAAAGGCGTCCCGCTCGGTGGGCATGAATCGGCAGTGATATACATTGACACGGACGGTCGATTTGATGCTGAGCGGCTGAAATCAGTGGTCAGAGGACTTTTTAAGGCCAGAATTGACGCACTAGCTCAGGAATTCTCAGGAACGTCATCTGAATCTGACAACGAGGATATTGAAACTATGCTTGTCGCCAGTCTGCAACATGTCCACGTCTTGCGTCCACAATCATCGGCTGCTCTCCTTGCTACACTTCAAAACCTGGATGCCTACATTCTTGACTTATCTCGCCATTTGTCCTCCACCAGACCCGTGCATACTATCTATTTGGATAGTGCCAATGCGTTCTTCTGGCAGGATAGATTACAAGACGAAATTGCCCGAGTGGAAGATATCGGGCGGGTCGATGCTGACTCGGAGCATGAGCGTTCGCGGAAACGACGGTTCCAGATTTCAGATCTATATGCTGCTTTTGTAGCGGAACTGAGAAGATTACAGCGACTTTTAGGTTGTATGGTGGTTTACACCACCACTGTTCAAGGAAGATTCCACGGTGCTCGTGGTGGTAACTCAGCGTATACGCCGTCAGGACCTTACGACTTGTATAACCCACGCACCTCTGTGCCAAAGGCGCCTTCTTTTGGGTCTGATCTGCCAGCTCCTTGGGGTCGGTTTCCAACTCTACGAGTTGTTGTCCAACGTGATTCGGTTCGTCCCTTTCCGCCAACCATGACTGCGCAAAATGCGCAGCGCGGTGCCCCTCGTCGACAGGAAGTTGTCAATCGCGGAAGGTTTTCCGCATGGATAAATGAATGGAGACGTGATGAATGGCCTCGTAGGGTCCTTGAGGGCTTAAAACAAAATAATGGCGGCAAATTCGCCTTTCGCATAGGAAGAGATGGGGTCGACATCGGCTGA